From Gimesia panareensis, the proteins below share one genomic window:
- a CDS encoding DinB family protein yields the protein MIEYVRQILCAQFEASLGMLDDCIQHCPPAHWHQKIANMEFGYVPYHTLCYVDLYLSPSLAAFQLREFHNEHDENRFKPKADCPITPELVSDYLQVCLQKMRETIAAETEASLHLRADFDWLEPFTRGALHLYSIRHIQHHTGALSAYLRRLEINLKWGHTGWPTR from the coding sequence ATGATCGAATACGTCAGACAGATCCTGTGTGCACAGTTTGAGGCCTCACTCGGAATGCTGGATGATTGTATTCAACACTGCCCGCCCGCGCACTGGCATCAGAAAATCGCCAACATGGAGTTCGGCTACGTCCCCTATCACACGCTCTGCTATGTCGACCTCTACCTCTCGCCCAGCCTGGCCGCGTTTCAACTCCGCGAATTCCATAACGAGCATGACGAAAACCGCTTCAAACCCAAGGCTGACTGTCCCATCACTCCAGAGCTGGTGAGCGACTATCTGCAGGTCTGTCTCCAGAAAATGCGCGAGACAATCGCCGCTGAAACGGAAGCCTCGCTCCACCTGCGAGCCGACTTTGACTGGCTGGAACCATTCACGCGCGGGGCACTGCACCTCTACAGCATCCGCCACATCCAGCACCACACCGGTGCCCTCAGCGCCTACCTCAGACGACTCGAAATCAACCTGAAATGGGGACACACAGGCTGGCCCACCCGCTGA
- a CDS encoding sugar phosphate isomerase/epimerase family protein, with product MAALVSCLTNSYGRFGPVAAIEHIRDAGIDHLELNIKNHGVPSFFKETPLLTEASTAEDVAHVKDLLKQHHVKLSSCNITTGNPLDPEVVTKTKLKLDLAQQLGVKLVVGGAGEIEQESDRETLYEHLREIGDYAGEQGITYCFETHPGICVNAPGMLRTMQDLDHPHLRLNFDTGNINFYNQHANVLESLREVVTWVKHVHLKDSYCKFKDWNFAALGEAGGVDFLKVRYILEDHNFEGPYSLEIEGIEGEPELTLEEHHNRVKQSVIYLRECGFFD from the coding sequence ATGGCCGCCCTCGTTTCCTGCCTGACAAACTCTTACGGTCGCTTTGGTCCCGTCGCCGCGATCGAACACATCCGTGATGCCGGGATCGACCACCTGGAACTCAACATCAAAAACCATGGCGTCCCTTCCTTTTTCAAAGAGACTCCGCTCCTCACCGAAGCCTCCACCGCCGAGGATGTCGCGCATGTCAAAGACCTGCTGAAACAGCATCACGTGAAACTCTCCAGCTGCAACATCACCACCGGCAATCCCCTCGATCCGGAGGTCGTCACCAAAACGAAACTAAAGCTCGACCTGGCGCAGCAGCTGGGCGTCAAACTCGTCGTGGGTGGCGCCGGCGAAATCGAACAGGAATCAGATCGCGAAACGCTCTATGAACATCTCCGCGAAATCGGCGATTATGCCGGCGAACAGGGCATCACCTACTGTTTCGAAACGCACCCCGGCATCTGCGTCAACGCGCCCGGAATGCTCCGCACCATGCAGGATCTGGATCATCCCCACCTGCGACTCAACTTCGATACCGGCAACATCAATTTTTACAACCAGCACGCGAATGTCCTGGAGTCACTCCGCGAGGTCGTCACCTGGGTCAAACACGTGCACCTCAAAGACTCCTACTGCAAATTCAAGGACTGGAATTTCGCCGCGCTGGGCGAAGCGGGGGGCGTCGACTTCCTCAAAGTCCGCTACATCCTCGAAGACCACAACTTCGAAGGCCCCTACAGTCTGGAAATCGAAGGCATCGAAGGCGAACCGGAACTGACACTGGAAGAACATCACAACCGCGTCAAGCAGAGCGTCATCTACCTGCGAGAGTGCGGCTTTTTTGATTGA
- a CDS encoding tetratricopeptide repeat protein, with protein sequence MAEVQELLKTALTHHQTGELDQAEEIYQGLLDNDPRQWEARYYLGTLQLQRGQLDRSVTSFLQVIQLNPDLPDVHNNLGVAYHATGKLEEAEQSFEQALRLNPHYERAFFNLGSLYESRGMLAEAMRCFRKSYEQSGSPETYEKLADVLKVSRRFSEAEVIYRELLQKSPGDFNLSMKLAYVLVLQRHYPEAVQLYEAMLDSHPGHYQILVSLSYVHECMGNIDAAIQTAEQSIEAAPEQPEGYNNLGNALRLALRLDEASTYFEKALARQADFPIAEFNLATTRMLQGDLQAGWQGYERRSDIDVASRMTYPGPAWQGEPLEGKTICLWCEQGFGDTLLFIRFASELKRRGAGRVLVLSQVELAGLLRSIEEIEVLVPGDPIVECDYQCSLMSVPRFLETSLETIPAEVPLFQPAEDRLAYWKEVLSQLEGKKVGLNWSGNLQFPRDQFRSVPLKSMLPLSDVAGVQLVSVQQVNGLDQLAALENDWNLWQPGSEYQAKTGDFGEAAALIGSLDLLITADTSYAHLAGGLGVPVWVLVSRLPEWRWLLERTDSPWYPTARLFRQTQLGDWDSVTQDVKAAMEQQFSSEAV encoded by the coding sequence ATGGCTGAGGTTCAGGAACTACTCAAAACAGCGTTGACGCACCACCAGACCGGGGAACTGGATCAGGCAGAGGAGATCTATCAGGGCCTGCTGGACAATGACCCGCGTCAGTGGGAGGCCCGCTATTATCTGGGCACACTGCAACTACAGCGGGGGCAACTGGATCGGAGCGTGACCAGTTTCCTGCAGGTGATCCAGCTCAACCCGGATCTGCCCGATGTACACAATAACCTGGGCGTGGCCTATCATGCGACAGGGAAACTGGAGGAAGCCGAGCAGTCATTCGAACAGGCATTGCGGCTCAATCCCCATTATGAGCGGGCTTTCTTCAACCTGGGCAGTCTGTACGAGAGCCGCGGAATGCTCGCTGAAGCGATGCGGTGCTTTCGAAAATCGTATGAGCAGAGCGGGAGCCCGGAGACCTACGAGAAACTGGCTGATGTGCTGAAAGTCTCCCGCAGGTTCTCGGAAGCAGAAGTGATTTACCGGGAGCTGCTCCAGAAGTCGCCCGGGGATTTCAATCTCTCCATGAAGCTGGCCTACGTGCTGGTGTTGCAGCGCCACTATCCCGAAGCGGTTCAGCTGTATGAAGCGATGCTGGATTCGCATCCCGGACATTATCAGATTCTGGTGAGCCTGAGTTACGTGCATGAATGCATGGGAAATATTGACGCCGCGATTCAGACTGCAGAACAGTCGATCGAGGCCGCTCCCGAACAGCCCGAGGGATACAATAATCTGGGCAACGCACTGCGGCTGGCGCTGCGACTGGATGAAGCCAGTACGTATTTCGAAAAAGCACTCGCGCGGCAGGCTGATTTTCCGATTGCAGAATTCAATCTGGCAACCACCAGGATGCTGCAGGGAGATCTGCAGGCCGGCTGGCAGGGTTACGAGCGCCGGTCCGACATCGATGTAGCGTCGCGGATGACTTATCCCGGTCCTGCCTGGCAGGGCGAGCCACTGGAAGGTAAAACGATTTGCCTGTGGTGCGAGCAGGGCTTCGGAGATACGCTGCTGTTTATCCGTTTTGCCAGCGAATTGAAACGCCGCGGGGCAGGGCGGGTGCTGGTACTGAGCCAGGTGGAGCTGGCCGGATTGCTACGGAGTATCGAAGAAATTGAAGTACTGGTTCCCGGCGATCCGATTGTTGAATGTGACTATCAGTGTTCCCTGATGAGCGTGCCCCGGTTTCTGGAAACCAGCCTGGAGACGATTCCGGCTGAGGTGCCTCTGTTCCAGCCTGCTGAAGATCGGCTTGCGTACTGGAAAGAAGTGCTTTCCCAACTGGAGGGAAAAAAGGTGGGCTTGAACTGGAGCGGGAATCTGCAGTTCCCCCGGGATCAATTCCGTTCGGTGCCGTTGAAGAGTATGCTGCCCTTAAGTGATGTCGCCGGGGTGCAACTCGTCAGCGTGCAGCAGGTGAATGGACTCGATCAACTGGCTGCACTCGAGAATGACTGGAATCTGTGGCAACCCGGCTCTGAGTATCAGGCGAAAACGGGTGATTTCGGAGAAGCGGCCGCACTGATCGGCAGTCTGGACCTGCTGATCACCGCTGATACCTCTTACGCTCATCTGGCAGGGGGACTGGGAGTTCCGGTTTGGGTTCTGGTGTCGCGGTTGCCGGAATGGCGCTGGCTGCTGGAGCGGACCGACAGTCCCTGGTATCCCACGGCACGGCTGTTTCGCCAGACGCAACTGGGCGACTGGGACTCTGTCACTCAGGATGTGAAAGCCGCAATGGAGCAGCAGTTCAGTTCTGAAGCCGTCTGA
- a CDS encoding SirB1 family protein, translating to MDIKQIFQFQQDPEFSRLLHHDSHIDLTKAALELARDDQPDLVFENVLIWVRQRACELSGRVALAEDDRTLLQSFVQCLAGQHGLAGDTICYHQAEGSYLNHVIETRQGLPISLSLIYMAVGKELGIDIHGVAAPLQFLVRYDSHEGPLFIDPYSKGTIYTEAECLNRLAELGEFPRSVLNRLLQPATHREIIIRMLMNLKRIHEERQDLERAWNVQRRLCALHPLSCPHKKDLAALSFKTQKLGLAVELLESCLKSCPESEQDDLQLMLQKVHAELAQWN from the coding sequence ATGGACATAAAGCAAATATTTCAGTTCCAACAGGATCCGGAATTTTCCCGGCTCCTGCATCATGACAGTCACATTGATCTGACCAAAGCCGCCCTCGAACTGGCCCGCGATGATCAGCCGGACCTCGTCTTCGAAAATGTACTGATCTGGGTCCGCCAGCGGGCCTGCGAACTCTCCGGACGTGTTGCGCTCGCAGAAGACGATCGCACACTCTTACAGTCTTTCGTGCAGTGCCTGGCCGGACAGCACGGACTGGCGGGAGATACGATCTGCTATCACCAGGCGGAAGGCAGCTACCTGAATCATGTGATTGAAACCAGGCAGGGACTGCCGATTTCTCTCTCCTTAATTTACATGGCCGTCGGCAAGGAACTGGGGATCGACATTCATGGTGTCGCCGCACCCCTGCAGTTTCTGGTCCGCTATGATTCACATGAGGGACCGTTGTTTATCGATCCCTATTCGAAGGGCACAATCTATACGGAAGCAGAATGCCTGAACCGGCTGGCGGAACTGGGAGAATTTCCCCGGAGCGTGTTAAACCGACTGTTGCAGCCGGCCACTCATCGGGAGATCATCATCCGTATGCTGATGAACCTGAAACGCATTCATGAAGAGCGTCAGGATCTGGAGCGTGCCTGGAACGTCCAGCGCCGGCTCTGTGCCCTGCACCCGCTCTCCTGTCCGCATAAGAAAGATCTGGCGGCACTCAGTTTCAAAACACAGAAACTGGGACTGGCCGTAGAACTGCTGGAAAGCTGTCTCAAAAGCTGTCCCGAATCCGAACAGGACGACCTCCAGTTGATGCTGCAGAAAGTGCACGCGGAACTGGCTCAGTGGAATTGA
- the tyrS gene encoding tyrosine--tRNA ligase, with product MQFLPVEEQLAIIGRGVEKIVPEQELAEKLKWSRETGTPLRIKYGIDPTGIDLHLGHTVPMRKMRQFQELGHQAVIIIGNYTALVGDPSGRDETRARLTAEQVEANATDYLNQVGKVIDLDQAEVVRNGDWFSKMNFADILELCSKVTVAQLLTRDDFSKRYREEAAIYLHECLYPIMQAWDSVEIKADVELGGTEQLYSFMLARDLQKDQGLKQQVSVMSPILVGTDGVRRMGKSLGNYIGISEAPYEMMKKFMQLSDDSMQMFFELLTDFPLDEVQTVLQGHPKDAKVKLAKTIITEYHDAAAADEAAERWQREIGSGGMPSEIPVVQISKSDLNEDGTLPAANLLKVAGLCGSTSDARRSIQQGGAKLGAEKDRIETHDQAIPVESGLLLWVGKKRFCQVELVD from the coding sequence ATGCAATTTTTGCCTGTCGAAGAGCAACTGGCTATTATCGGCCGCGGTGTCGAGAAGATCGTTCCCGAACAGGAACTGGCCGAAAAACTGAAATGGAGCCGGGAGACCGGAACGCCGTTGCGGATTAAATACGGTATCGATCCGACGGGCATCGATCTGCATCTGGGGCATACGGTTCCAATGCGGAAGATGCGACAGTTTCAGGAGTTGGGTCACCAGGCGGTGATCATCATCGGCAACTACACGGCTTTGGTGGGAGATCCTTCCGGCCGGGATGAGACGCGGGCACGATTGACGGCAGAACAGGTGGAAGCGAATGCGACCGACTACCTGAACCAGGTGGGGAAGGTGATCGACCTCGATCAAGCCGAGGTGGTCCGCAACGGGGACTGGTTCAGCAAGATGAACTTCGCCGACATTCTGGAGCTGTGCAGCAAGGTGACCGTAGCGCAGCTGCTGACCCGCGATGACTTCTCGAAGCGTTATCGCGAAGAGGCGGCGATTTACCTGCACGAGTGTCTGTACCCGATCATGCAGGCCTGGGACTCGGTGGAGATCAAAGCCGACGTGGAGCTGGGGGGGACCGAGCAGCTGTATTCGTTCATGCTGGCGCGGGACCTGCAGAAAGACCAGGGATTGAAGCAGCAGGTGAGCGTGATGTCGCCAATCCTGGTAGGAACCGACGGCGTGCGGCGGATGGGTAAGAGCCTGGGGAATTACATCGGGATCAGCGAAGCCCCGTACGAGATGATGAAAAAGTTCATGCAGCTCTCGGACGACAGCATGCAGATGTTCTTTGAACTGTTGACCGATTTTCCGCTGGACGAAGTGCAGACGGTTCTGCAGGGGCATCCCAAGGATGCGAAAGTCAAACTGGCGAAAACGATTATCACCGAGTATCACGACGCAGCTGCCGCGGATGAAGCGGCTGAGCGCTGGCAGCGGGAGATCGGATCGGGGGGAATGCCTTCTGAAATTCCCGTGGTGCAGATTTCGAAGTCCGATCTGAACGAGGACGGAACCCTGCCGGCCGCGAACCTGCTGAAAGTGGCCGGGCTGTGTGGATCGACGAGTGATGCACGCCGTTCGATCCAGCAGGGAGGCGCCAAGCTGGGGGCCGAGAAAGACCGGATTGAAACTCATGATCAGGCAATTCCGGTGGAATCGGGGCTGTTGTTGTGGGTGGGTAAGAAACGGTTCTGCCAGGTGGAACTGGTCGACTAA